From a single Bacillota bacterium genomic region:
- a CDS encoding DUF3800 domain-containing protein produces the protein MWYLYLDESGDLGFDFINKNPSRFFTVTILATEGIKNNRFIKKAVKATLKRKLNPPGKRKRLVEELNTII, from the coding sequence ATGTGGTACTTGTATTTAGATGAAAGCGGTGATCTTGGATTTGATTTTATAAACAAGAATCCGTCCAGGTTTTTCACCGTTACGATATTAGCTACGGAAGGTATAAAAAACAATAGGTTTATTAAGAAAGCTGTTAAAGCAACACTGAAGCGCAAGCTAAATCCGCCTGGTAAAAGAAAAAGGCTGGTTGAGGAGCTTAATACGATTATCTAG